The genomic stretch CGGGGGCGCCATGCTGATCTGCCAGGTGGCCGTGCTCTCGCATCAGTTCCAGGAGCCGGGCGCGCGCAGCAAGGCGTTCGGCGCGTGGGGCATCGTGTTCGGCATCGGGCTGGGATTCGGGCCGATCGTCGGTGGCCTGATCGTGGCCGTCGCCAGCTGGCAGTGGGTGTTTCTCGTGCACGCGTGGATTGCGCTCGTCGCGCTCGGTCTCGCGCATGCCGGCGTGCAGGCGTCGCGCGATCCTTCCGCGCAGCGCCTCGACGTGCCCGGCATCCTGACGATGTCCGTGGCCACCTTCGGCCTCGTCTTCTTCATCACGCAAGGCCCGGATCTCGGTCTGCGCAGTCCCGCGTCGCTCGGCATCGTCGCGGCCACGCTGGCGAGCTTCGCCGCGTTCGTCGTCATCGAAAAGCGCAGCGCGGGGCCCATGTTCGACTTTTCCGTGCTGCGCATCCGGCCGTTTTCCGGCGCGTTGTTCGGGTCGATGGGCATGAACTTCAGCTACTGGCCATTCATGATCTATCTGCCGATTTATTTTCAGGGTGCGCTCGGCTATTCGTCCGTCGCGGCCGGGTCGGCGCTGCTCGCCTATACGCTGCCAACGCTCGTGGTCCCGCCTTACGCCGAACGGCTGGCGCTGCGCATCGGCGCGCGCCGCGTCATCCCGCTCGGGCTGTTCATCATCGGCGTGGGCTTCGTGCTGATGAAGTTCGGCGCCGGCGCGTCGCACGCGAGCTGGCTCACGATGCTGCCCGGCTGCGTGCTCTGCGGCATCGGGCTCGGCATGACGAACACGCCCGTCACGAACACGGCCACGGGCGCGGTGTCGCCGGACCGCGCCGGCATGGCGTCGGGCATCGACATGAGCGCGCGGCTCATCAGTCTCGCCATCAACATCGCGCTGATGGGCTTCCTGCTGCTCCAGGGCGTGCTCGCGGCGCTCGCGCGCACTCTGCCCGGCGTAGCGCCTCATGCACGCTTGCGTTCGCTCGCGGAGCAGATCGCGGCGGGTTCGTTCGACCGCCTGACGACGAACAACGCCAGCCTGGCCGCAGCCGATCCGCACGGCGCACTCGTGCATGCGGCGCTCGTGCACGGCTTCGAGATCGTCATGCTGTATGGCGTGCTGGGCGCGTGGGCACTGGCGCTGTGCAGCGCGCTCGCGTTCGGTCCGGCCGTGCGTGCGCGTCGTCCCGTGGGCGCGTTGAAGACGTGCGCGAGTGCGTCGAGTTCATCGAGCCAGTAGCCTACGCTGCCTGGCGCGTTCGAACGGTTCATAATCCTGATTCCGCTTGGCGTATTCGATCGTTTCGTGATCGAATTCATGCCGATCCCCATCGAGGAAAATCATGGACCGTTTGACCGCCATGGGCGTGTTCGTGGCCGCCGTGGACGAAGGCAGTCTCGCCGCCGCCGCGCGCCGCTTCGGCCTCTCGCCCGCCATGGCCGGCAAGTACGTGAGCGCCGTCGAAGCCGGGCTCGGCGCGCGGCTCCTGCAACGAAGCACGCGCCGGCTGAGCCTGACCGACGTGGGCCAGGTCTACTACGAACGCTGCCGCCACATTCTCGAAGCCTGCGACGAAGCGAACCGCGAGGCCAGCGAAGCGCAGGCGAGCGCGCGCGGTGTTCTGCGTGTGGCGGCGCCCGTGACCTTCGGCGCGATGCATCTGGGCGAGGTGATCGCGCAATACATGGCGGCGTGCCCCGAGGTCAATGTCGAGGTCGCGCTGAGCGACCGTTATGTCGACCTGCTCGAGACCGGCGTCGATCTCGCGGTGCGCGTCGGCCGCCTGCCCGACTCCACGTTGATCGCGCGGCGGCTCGCGCCGTGCCGCATGGTCGTGTGCGCGTCGCCGGGTTATATCGAGCGCCACGGCTTGCCGCGCAAGCTCGACGATCTGCGCCGCGCGCCCCGCCTCACGTTCAGCGAGGCGGTGTCGTCCGGCGACTGGACGCTCACCGACGCGAACCAGCGCGTGCACGTGATCGACGGTCCGTGCCGGCTCGCCGCGAACAACACGCAGATGCTGCTGGCGGCCGCGCTCGCCGGCGCGGGCATCGTGTACGGGCCGACCTTCGTGTTCGGCGAGGCCATTGCGCGCGGCGAACTGGTCGAACTGCTGCCGGGTTACCGCGCGACCGACCTGACGATCCAGGCGGTCTACCCGAGCGCGCGCCACCTGCCGCTCAAGGT from Paraburkholderia acidisoli encodes the following:
- a CDS encoding MFS transporter → MTPRRPIHNALALAAVCLTSLMFGLEISSVPTVLSTLETVLHADFRQLQWIMNAYTLACTTVLMATGALADRFGRKRVYAISIVAFAITSLLCGVAHSAAVLIASRFLQGLAGGAMLICQVAVLSHQFQEPGARSKAFGAWGIVFGIGLGFGPIVGGLIVAVASWQWVFLVHAWIALVALGLAHAGVQASRDPSAQRLDVPGILTMSVATFGLVFFITQGPDLGLRSPASLGIVAATLASFAAFVVIEKRSAGPMFDFSVLRIRPFSGALFGSMGMNFSYWPFMIYLPIYFQGALGYSSVAAGSALLAYTLPTLVVPPYAERLALRIGARRVIPLGLFIIGVGFVLMKFGAGASHASWLTMLPGCVLCGIGLGMTNTPVTNTATGAVSPDRAGMASGIDMSARLISLAINIALMGFLLLQGVLAALARTLPGVAPHARLRSLAEQIAAGSFDRLTTNNASLAAADPHGALVHAALVHGFEIVMLYGVLGAWALALCSALAFGPAVRARRPVGALKTCASASSSSSQ
- a CDS encoding LysR family transcriptional regulator, translating into MDRLTAMGVFVAAVDEGSLAAAARRFGLSPAMAGKYVSAVEAGLGARLLQRSTRRLSLTDVGQVYYERCRHILEACDEANREASEAQASARGVLRVAAPVTFGAMHLGEVIAQYMAACPEVNVEVALSDRYVDLLETGVDLAVRVGRLPDSTLIARRLAPCRMVVCASPGYIERHGLPRKLDDLRRAPRLTFSEAVSSGDWTLTDANQRVHVIDGPCRLAANNTQMLLAAALAGAGIVYGPTFVFGEAIARGELVELLPGYRATDLTIQAVYPSARHLPLKVRQFLDFLAAAFGDDPPWDRAMPVAAARSPRPKARKRA